The following proteins come from a genomic window of Kitasatospora sp. NBC_01246:
- a CDS encoding nucleotide sugar dehydrogenase, producing MRVVIAGQGYVGLPLAVRAAEVGYQVVGYDVDERRIKRLAVGESYVEDIPAPRLRPLLENGSYLPSAEPADVAGFDIAVITVPTPLRDGVPDLSYIEASARLLAQHLRPGATVVLESTTYPGTTEELLAPLLEEGSGLTAGRDFHLGYSPERIDPGNPTWRLENTPKVVSGIDPAALAAVDGFYGRLVERTVPVSSCKEAELTKLLENTFRHVNIALVNELAMFAHDLGIDVWEAIDAASTKPFGYLRFTPGPGVGGHCLPIDPSYLSWRVERALGQSFRFVELANDVNSHMPDYVVRRLAEALNERQRSVKGSRVLLLGLAYKKNTGDARETPAARVAELLTRMGAEVRAADPHVVVGVHVPEPVIPGQRAAELDPHGDPFAAVRRVEATPEELAGADAVVLLADHDEFDYEAVTAHARYVLDCRRRLSGATVEVL from the coding sequence ATGCGCGTTGTCATCGCAGGTCAGGGGTATGTGGGGCTGCCGCTGGCGGTCCGGGCGGCCGAAGTCGGCTATCAGGTGGTCGGCTACGACGTGGACGAGCGCCGGATCAAACGGCTGGCCGTCGGCGAGTCCTACGTCGAGGACATCCCGGCCCCCCGGCTGCGGCCGCTGCTGGAGAACGGCAGCTACCTGCCGTCCGCCGAGCCGGCCGACGTGGCCGGCTTCGACATCGCGGTGATCACGGTCCCGACGCCGCTGCGCGACGGGGTGCCGGACCTCTCCTACATCGAGGCCTCGGCCCGGCTGCTCGCCCAGCACCTGCGCCCGGGCGCCACCGTCGTGCTGGAGTCCACCACCTACCCGGGCACCACCGAGGAGCTGCTCGCGCCCCTGTTGGAAGAGGGGTCCGGACTGACCGCCGGCCGGGACTTCCACCTCGGCTACAGCCCCGAGCGGATCGACCCGGGCAACCCGACCTGGCGACTGGAGAACACCCCGAAAGTGGTCTCCGGCATCGACCCGGCGGCGCTGGCGGCGGTCGACGGCTTCTACGGACGGCTGGTCGAGCGAACCGTCCCGGTCTCCTCCTGCAAGGAGGCCGAGCTGACCAAGCTGCTGGAGAACACCTTCCGCCATGTGAACATCGCGCTGGTCAACGAGCTGGCGATGTTCGCCCACGACCTCGGCATCGACGTCTGGGAGGCGATCGACGCCGCCTCCACCAAGCCGTTCGGCTATCTGCGCTTCACCCCCGGGCCGGGGGTCGGCGGGCACTGCCTGCCGATCGACCCCTCCTACCTGTCCTGGCGGGTGGAGCGGGCGCTCGGCCAGTCGTTCCGCTTCGTCGAGCTGGCCAACGACGTGAACAGCCACATGCCCGACTACGTGGTGCGCCGGCTCGCCGAGGCGCTGAACGAGCGGCAGCGCTCGGTCAAGGGCTCCCGGGTGCTGCTGCTCGGGCTCGCCTACAAGAAGAACACCGGCGACGCCCGGGAGACCCCGGCCGCCCGGGTCGCCGAGCTGCTGACCCGGATGGGCGCCGAGGTCCGGGCCGCCGACCCGCACGTGGTCGTCGGGGTGCACGTCCCCGAGCCGGTGATCCCCGGGCAGCGGGCGGCCGAGCTGGACCCGCACGGCGACCCGTTCGCCGCCGTCCGCCGGGTCGAGGCGACTCCGGAGGAGCTGGCCGGGGCCGACGCGGTGGTGCTGCTCGCCGACCACGACGAGTTCGACTACGAGGCCGTCACCGCGCACGCCCGGTACGTGCTGGACTGCCGCCGCCGGCTCTCGGGCGCGACGGTCGAGGTGCTGTAG
- the mfd gene encoding transcription-repair coupling factor — translation MSLTGLLDVVARDAALAEAIEAATATGTAAGARHHLDLVGPPAARPFAIAALARAMAAQSAGERGRPVLAVTATGREAEDLAASLRSLLPPDTVAEYPAWETLPHERLSPRSDTVGRRLAVLRRIVHPRADDPAAGPVQVIVAPVRSVLQPQVKGLAELEPVAVLRGESHDLEAVARRLSAAAYARVELVEKRGEFAVRGGILDVFPPTEEHPLRVEFWGDDVEEIRYFKVADQRSLEIAEHGLWAPPCRELLLTDEVRARAAELSAQQPGLAEILDKIAEGIAVEGMESLAPVLVDDMELLMDVLPLGSVAVVCDPERVRTRAADLVATSQEFLHASWVAAAAGGDRPIDLETIDVSAASLRSLAEVREHAAEIGLPWWSVSPFATSESSISEVLEFDVNTLTLGMHAVEAYRGDTARAIADAKERLAADWRVVMVTEGHGPASRLAEVLGNEGIPARLVADLGEAPTRDVVYVSCGSIEHGFVDEALKLTVITETDLSGQKSSTKDMRRMPSRRRNAIDPLALAAGDYVVHEAHGVGRYVEMVQRTVQGATREYLVLEYAPAKRGHPGDRLFVPTDQLDQVTKYVGGEAPTLHRLGGADWAKTKQRAKKAVKEIAADLIKLYSARMAAPGHTFGPDTPWQRELEDAFPYAETPDQLTTIAEVKSDMEKSVPMDRLICGDVGYGKTEIAVRAAFKAVQDGKQVAVLVPTTLLVQQHFSTFAERYANFPVTVKALSRFQTDSEAKAVLEGLFEGSVDVVIGTHRLFSSETRFKDLGLVIVDEEQRFGVEHKEQLKKLRANVDVLTMSATPIPRTLEMAVTGIREMSTITTPPEERHPVLTFVGPYDEKQISAAIRRELLREGQVFYIHNRVESIDKAAARLRDLVPEARIATAHGQMGETALEKVVVDFWEKEFDVLVSTTIVESGIDISNANTLIVERGDTFGLSQLHQLRGRVGRGRERGYAYMLYPPEKPLTETAHERLATIAQHTEMGAGMYVAMKDLEIRGAGNLLGGEQSGHIAGVGFDLYMRMVGEAVAEFRESLSGGGEPEEEPLEVKIELPVDAHVPHDYAPGERLRLQAYRSIAAVNSEQDIQQVRDELVDRYGKLPEPVENLLLVAALRLYARRCGIADITLAGANVRFGPVELRESQQLRLNRLYPRSQVKAAAQQLLVPRPSTGRIGGKPLVGRELLGWCREFLSAMFDDLAGSKK, via the coding sequence ATGAGCCTGACCGGACTGCTCGATGTCGTCGCGCGGGACGCGGCGCTCGCCGAGGCGATCGAGGCCGCGACCGCGACCGGTACCGCGGCCGGCGCTCGCCACCACCTGGACCTGGTCGGCCCGCCCGCCGCCAGGCCGTTCGCCATCGCCGCGCTGGCCCGCGCGATGGCCGCGCAGTCGGCCGGGGAGCGCGGCCGCCCGGTGCTGGCCGTCACGGCGACCGGCCGGGAGGCCGAGGACCTCGCCGCCTCGCTCCGCTCGCTGCTGCCGCCCGACACGGTCGCCGAGTACCCGGCCTGGGAGACGCTCCCGCACGAGCGGCTCTCGCCGCGCTCGGACACGGTCGGCCGCCGGCTGGCGGTGCTGCGCCGGATCGTGCACCCGCGGGCGGACGACCCGGCCGCCGGACCGGTGCAGGTGATCGTGGCCCCCGTCCGCTCGGTGCTCCAGCCGCAGGTCAAGGGGCTGGCCGAGCTGGAGCCGGTGGCCGTCCTGCGCGGTGAGTCGCACGATCTGGAGGCGGTGGCCCGGCGGTTGTCGGCAGCCGCCTACGCCCGGGTCGAACTGGTCGAGAAGCGCGGCGAGTTCGCCGTCCGCGGCGGCATCCTGGACGTCTTCCCGCCGACCGAGGAGCACCCGCTGCGGGTGGAGTTCTGGGGCGACGACGTCGAGGAGATCCGGTACTTCAAGGTCGCCGACCAGCGCTCGCTGGAGATCGCCGAGCACGGCCTCTGGGCGCCGCCCTGCCGTGAGCTGCTGCTGACCGACGAGGTGCGGGCGCGGGCCGCCGAGCTGTCCGCCCAGCAGCCCGGGCTGGCCGAGATCCTGGACAAGATCGCCGAGGGCATCGCGGTCGAGGGCATGGAGTCGCTGGCGCCCGTCCTGGTGGACGACATGGAACTGCTGATGGACGTGCTCCCGCTCGGATCGGTGGCCGTGGTCTGCGACCCGGAGCGGGTCCGCACCCGGGCGGCCGACCTGGTGGCGACCAGCCAGGAGTTCCTGCACGCCTCCTGGGTGGCGGCCGCCGCCGGCGGGGACCGGCCGATCGACCTGGAGACGATCGACGTCTCGGCCGCCTCGCTGCGCTCGCTCGCGGAGGTGCGCGAGCACGCCGCCGAGATCGGGCTCCCCTGGTGGTCGGTCAGCCCCTTCGCGACCAGCGAGTCCAGCATCAGCGAGGTGCTGGAGTTCGACGTCAACACCCTGACCCTGGGCATGCACGCGGTGGAGGCGTACCGGGGCGACACCGCCCGGGCCATCGCCGACGCCAAGGAGCGGCTGGCCGCCGACTGGCGGGTGGTCATGGTGACGGAGGGCCACGGCCCGGCCTCCCGGCTCGCGGAGGTGCTGGGCAACGAGGGCATCCCGGCCCGGCTGGTCGCCGACCTCGGCGAGGCGCCGACCAGGGACGTCGTCTACGTCTCCTGCGGCTCGATCGAGCACGGCTTCGTCGACGAGGCGCTCAAGCTCACCGTCATCACCGAGACGGACCTCTCCGGGCAGAAGTCCTCCACCAAGGACATGCGCCGGATGCCCTCCCGGCGCCGCAACGCGATCGACCCGCTGGCACTGGCGGCCGGCGACTACGTCGTCCACGAGGCGCACGGCGTCGGCCGCTACGTCGAGATGGTGCAGCGCACGGTGCAGGGGGCCACCCGCGAGTACCTGGTGCTGGAGTACGCGCCGGCCAAGCGCGGCCACCCCGGCGACCGGCTGTTCGTGCCGACCGACCAGCTGGACCAGGTCACCAAGTACGTCGGCGGCGAGGCCCCCACGCTGCACCGCCTCGGCGGCGCGGACTGGGCGAAGACCAAGCAGCGGGCCAAGAAGGCGGTCAAGGAGATCGCCGCCGACCTGATCAAGCTGTACTCCGCCCGGATGGCCGCGCCCGGCCACACCTTCGGCCCGGACACCCCGTGGCAGCGCGAGCTGGAGGACGCCTTCCCCTACGCGGAGACGCCCGACCAGCTGACCACCATCGCCGAGGTCAAGTCGGACATGGAGAAGTCCGTCCCGATGGACCGGCTGATCTGCGGCGACGTCGGCTACGGCAAGACCGAGATCGCGGTGCGGGCGGCTTTCAAGGCCGTCCAGGACGGCAAGCAGGTGGCGGTGCTGGTGCCGACCACGCTGCTGGTGCAGCAGCACTTCTCCACCTTCGCCGAGCGGTACGCCAACTTCCCCGTGACGGTGAAGGCGCTCTCCCGCTTCCAGACCGACAGCGAGGCGAAGGCCGTGCTGGAGGGCCTGTTCGAGGGCTCGGTGGACGTCGTCATCGGCACCCACCGGCTGTTCTCCTCGGAGACCCGCTTCAAGGACCTCGGCCTGGTCATCGTCGACGAGGAGCAGCGCTTCGGCGTCGAGCACAAGGAGCAGCTGAAGAAGCTGCGGGCCAACGTGGACGTGCTGACGATGTCCGCCACGCCGATCCCGCGCACCCTGGAGATGGCGGTCACCGGCATCCGGGAGATGTCCACCATCACCACCCCGCCGGAGGAGCGGCACCCGGTGCTGACCTTCGTCGGCCCCTACGACGAGAAGCAGATCTCGGCCGCCATCCGGCGTGAACTCCTGCGCGAGGGCCAGGTCTTCTACATCCACAACCGGGTCGAGTCGATCGACAAGGCGGCGGCCCGGCTGAGGGACCTCGTCCCCGAGGCGCGGATCGCCACCGCGCACGGGCAGATGGGGGAGACCGCGCTGGAGAAGGTGGTCGTCGACTTCTGGGAGAAGGAGTTCGACGTCCTGGTGTCGACCACGATCGTCGAGTCGGGCATCGACATCTCCAACGCCAACACCCTGATCGTCGAGCGCGGTGACACCTTCGGGCTCTCCCAGCTGCACCAGCTGCGCGGCCGGGTCGGCCGTGGGCGCGAGCGCGGCTACGCGTACATGCTGTACCCGCCGGAGAAGCCGCTGACCGAGACGGCGCACGAGCGGCTGGCCACCATCGCCCAGCACACCGAGATGGGCGCGGGTATGTACGTGGCGATGAAGGACCTGGAGATCCGCGGCGCCGGCAACCTGCTCGGCGGCGAGCAGTCCGGGCACATCGCGGGCGTCGGCTTCGACCTCTACATGCGGATGGTCGGCGAGGCGGTGGCCGAGTTCCGGGAGTCGCTGTCCGGCGGCGGCGAGCCGGAGGAGGAGCCGCTGGAGGTCAAGATCGAGCTGCCGGTGGACGCCCACGTGCCGCACGACTACGCGCCGGGCGAGCGGCTGCGGCTGCAGGCGTACCGCTCGATCGCGGCGGTCAACTCGGAGCAGGACATCCAGCAGGTCCGGGACGAACTGGTCGACCGGTACGGCAAGTTGCCCGAGCCGGTGGAGAACCTGCTGCTGGTGGCCGCGCTGCGGCTGTACGCCCGCCGGTGCGGCATCGCGGACATCACGCTGGCCGGCGCCAACGTCCGGTTCGGGCCGGTGGAACTGCGCGAGTCGCAGCAGCTGCGGCTGAACCGGCTCTACCCGCGCAGCCAGGTGAAGGCGGCCGCCCAGCAGTTGCTGGTGCCCCGGCCGTCCACCGGGCGGATCGGCGGCAAGCCGCTGGTCGGGCGGGAACTGCTCGGCTGGTGCCGTGAGTTCCTGTCCGCGATGTTCGACGACCTGGCGGGGTCGAAGAAGTAG
- a CDS encoding sensor histidine kinase, which produces MRVNGEWWSRWSRWLDGALLVGTAVATGACAVSIWWALPAIATAFLAGWRTDRVRWAVTVLAAVVAGGVTVALAVPAWMVPGTSFLSLVVCAGMAPWMAGRFWRQSQELVRAGWERAERLEREQQLVAEQARLRERARIAQDMHDALGHDLSLIALRAGALKLAPDLAPAHREAAQEIRKGAGAAVERLAEVIGILRETDAAGEAARGPADAGVAHLVEEAAAAGLQVRLAMTGPADALPRAVEHAVYRVTQEALTNAAKHAPQARVGVRVAHTPEGVRVQVVNGPPPVGPAAAPAAPAAPNAGGRGLIGLAERVRLAGGTFRYGPRAEGGGFEVLAHLPRAGAAVTPPPGPAPVSPIRELSRARRRVGRMMAATVLVPLVTVLALTAVLRGWTIYTAGRAVLEPADYASLRIGQDRATVQRFLPAHQFPYHPSVGNPPPRGEGVTCEYYAITAEPFDDDRSGDAYRLCFQRDVLISLEALIA; this is translated from the coding sequence GTGAGGGTGAACGGTGAGTGGTGGAGCAGGTGGAGCAGGTGGCTCGACGGGGCGCTGCTGGTGGGTACGGCGGTGGCCACGGGGGCGTGCGCGGTGAGCATCTGGTGGGCGCTGCCCGCGATCGCCACGGCGTTCCTGGCCGGGTGGCGGACGGATCGCGTGCGCTGGGCCGTGACCGTGCTGGCCGCGGTCGTGGCGGGCGGGGTGACGGTGGCATTGGCGGTACCGGCCTGGATGGTCCCGGGGACGTCCTTCCTCTCGCTGGTGGTCTGCGCGGGCATGGCGCCCTGGATGGCGGGCCGGTTCTGGCGGCAGTCCCAGGAACTGGTCCGGGCCGGCTGGGAGCGGGCGGAGCGGCTGGAGCGCGAGCAGCAACTGGTGGCGGAGCAGGCCCGGCTGCGGGAGCGGGCCCGGATCGCCCAGGACATGCACGACGCCCTCGGCCATGACCTGAGCCTGATCGCCCTGCGGGCCGGTGCCCTGAAGCTGGCACCCGACCTCGCCCCGGCGCACCGGGAGGCGGCCCAGGAGATCCGCAAGGGTGCCGGAGCGGCCGTGGAACGCCTTGCCGAGGTGATCGGCATCCTCCGGGAGACGGACGCGGCGGGCGAGGCCGCCCGGGGCCCCGCCGACGCGGGGGTCGCCCACCTGGTGGAGGAGGCGGCCGCCGCCGGTCTGCAGGTCCGCCTGGCGATGACGGGCCCGGCGGACGCTCTGCCGCGCGCGGTGGAGCACGCCGTGTACCGGGTGACCCAGGAGGCGCTGACCAACGCGGCCAAGCACGCCCCACAGGCGAGGGTCGGCGTGCGGGTCGCCCACACGCCGGAGGGCGTCCGCGTCCAGGTGGTGAACGGGCCGCCACCGGTGGGTCCAGCGGCAGCACCGGCAGCACCGGCAGCACCGAACGCGGGCGGCCGTGGGCTGATCGGCCTGGCCGAGCGGGTCAGACTGGCCGGCGGCACCTTCCGGTACGGGCCGCGCGCCGAGGGCGGCGGGTTCGAGGTGCTCGCCCACCTGCCGCGCGCCGGCGCCGCCGTCACTCCGCCGCCCGGGCCCGCCCCGGTCTCCCCCATCCGTGAACTCAGCCGCGCCCGCCGCCGGGTGGGCCGGATGATGGCGGCGACCGTACTGGTGCCACTGGTCACCGTGCTGGCGCTGACCGCCGTCCTGCGGGGGTGGACGATCTACACGGCCGGCCGTGCCGTGCTGGAACCGGCGGACTACGCGTCGCTGCGGATCGGTCAGGACCGGGCGACGGTCCAGCGGTTTCTGCCTGCCCATCAGTTTCCGTACCATCCGTCCGTGGGGAACCCGCCACCCCGGGGAGAAGGAGTGACGTGCGAGTACTACGCGATCACCGCCGAGCCGTTCGACGACGACCGTTCCGGCGATGCGTACCGGCTCTGCTTCCAACGGGACGTACTGATCTCCTTGGAAGCGCTGATCGCGTGA
- a CDS encoding response regulator transcription factor, with product MSGGERAAAGTPIRVVIADDEPMVRAGVRAVLTTDPGIEIVAETGDGREAVELVRRHRPDVVVLDIRMPGTDGITAAAEIRRSGAATGIVMLTTFGEDDFILRALGGGANGFLIKSGEPEELIAGVRAVADGAAYLSPKVAARVVAHLAASGAGGPADRRSAALEQVAALTTREREVLTLIAAGLSNGQIARRIGVVEGTVKAHVSSVLARLGVANRAAAAVLAHEAGLTTGGTCAGGPRA from the coding sequence ATGAGCGGCGGCGAGCGGGCCGCCGCCGGTACACCGATCCGGGTGGTGATCGCCGACGACGAGCCGATGGTCCGGGCCGGCGTCCGCGCCGTGCTCACCACCGATCCGGGGATCGAGATCGTCGCCGAGACCGGGGACGGCCGGGAGGCCGTCGAGCTGGTCCGCCGCCACCGCCCCGATGTCGTGGTGCTGGACATCCGGATGCCCGGCACGGACGGCATCACCGCCGCCGCCGAGATCCGCCGCTCCGGCGCGGCCACCGGGATCGTCATGCTGACGACCTTCGGCGAGGACGACTTCATCCTGCGGGCCCTAGGCGGTGGCGCCAACGGGTTCCTGATCAAGTCGGGTGAGCCGGAGGAACTGATCGCCGGGGTGCGGGCGGTGGCGGACGGCGCCGCCTACCTCTCACCCAAGGTGGCCGCGCGCGTGGTCGCCCACCTCGCCGCCAGCGGAGCCGGCGGGCCGGCCGACCGACGTTCCGCCGCGCTTGAACAGGTGGCCGCGCTGACCACCCGGGAGCGGGAGGTGCTGACGCTGATCGCCGCCGGACTGTCCAACGGGCAGATCGCCCGCCGGATCGGGGTCGTGGAGGGGACCGTGAAAGCCCATGTGAGCTCCGTCCTGGCGCGGCTCGGAGTGGCCAACCGGGCGGCCGCCGCCGTCCTCGCCCACGAGGCCGGCCTGACCACCGGCGGAACGTGCGCGGGCGGTCCGCGCGCCTGA
- a CDS encoding MazG family protein, translating to MTNLPGAKLILLTTTHRVAPGLLAWPAWEALRSAGRVLAGDAAHPQLPAVRQAGVEVEVVAPGSAPALARLLTGQPAASGPTVWLGSPDGDPGLTDALARLAVEHAGEVPEIEVLPGSYDLPGARLLDLVSVMDRLRSPGGCPWDAEQTHASLVKYLVEESFELVEAIEEGDRDTLREELGDVLLQVFFHSRIAEEHPTDAFSIDDVAGDIVEKLMYRHPHVFGDVEAEGAAEVEANWEALKAAEKSERESVLDGVPAGLPALAYAAKLVSRVRRAGFTGVPDAAYELPAELTAESAGRLLLAVAQRAFDAGVDVDAALRAAARGYRDAVRAAEGLKPE from the coding sequence GTGACGAATCTTCCGGGCGCGAAGCTGATCCTGCTCACCACCACCCACCGGGTGGCTCCCGGCCTGCTGGCCTGGCCCGCCTGGGAGGCGCTGAGGTCGGCCGGGCGGGTGCTCGCCGGGGACGCCGCGCACCCGCAGCTGCCGGCGGTGCGGCAGGCGGGGGTCGAGGTGGAGGTGGTGGCGCCCGGTTCGGCGCCCGCGCTCGCCCGGCTGCTGACCGGACAGCCGGCCGCCTCGGGGCCGACGGTCTGGCTGGGCAGCCCGGACGGCGACCCCGGGCTCACCGACGCGCTGGCGCGCCTCGCGGTCGAGCACGCGGGCGAGGTGCCCGAGATCGAGGTGCTGCCCGGTTCGTACGACCTGCCGGGCGCGCGGCTGCTGGACCTGGTCTCGGTGATGGACCGCCTTCGCTCGCCCGGCGGCTGCCCCTGGGACGCCGAGCAGACCCACGCCAGCCTGGTGAAGTACCTGGTGGAGGAGTCCTTCGAGCTGGTCGAGGCGATCGAGGAGGGGGACCGCGACACGCTCCGCGAGGAGCTGGGCGACGTCCTGCTCCAGGTCTTCTTCCACTCCCGGATCGCCGAGGAGCACCCCACCGACGCGTTCTCCATCGACGACGTGGCGGGTGACATCGTCGAGAAGCTGATGTACCGCCACCCGCACGTGTTCGGGGATGTCGAGGCCGAGGGCGCCGCCGAGGTGGAGGCGAACTGGGAGGCGCTGAAGGCCGCCGAGAAGTCGGAGCGCGAGTCGGTGCTGGACGGCGTGCCGGCCGGTCTTCCCGCGCTGGCGTACGCGGCGAAGCTGGTGTCCCGGGTGCGCCGGGCGGGCTTCACCGGTGTGCCGGACGCGGCCTACGAGCTGCCCGCGGAGCTCACGGCGGAGTCGGCGGGCCGGCTGCTGCTCGCGGTGGCGCAGCGGGCGTTCGACGCGGGGGTGGACGTGGACGCCGCGCTCCGGGCGGCCGCGCGCGGCTACCGGGACGCCGTGCGCGCCGCCGAGGGGCTCAAGCCCGAGTAG
- a CDS encoding SDR family NAD(P)-dependent oxidoreductase yields the protein MRVTGAVVVIAVLAGGSGAGLARRFTAAGASGVLIADQQVGIAEDLATELDRPGCPVVGVCGDIRRPSDIAALVDTTEKHLGPIDLFCVAGPGGERVVSLAELPDHLDLERLAELLALVGEAIAEVVDEVVPVQRRAVEDVAAV from the coding sequence ATGCGGGTCACCGGGGCAGTCGTGGTCATCGCCGTACTCGCCGGCGGGTCGGGAGCCGGCCTCGCCCGCCGGTTCACCGCCGCGGGCGCCTCCGGCGTCCTCATCGCCGACCAGCAGGTCGGCATCGCCGAGGACCTCGCCACCGAACTCGACCGGCCGGGCTGCCCGGTCGTCGGCGTCTGCGGCGACATCCGCCGCCCGAGCGACATCGCCGCCCTGGTCGACACCACCGAGAAGCACCTCGGCCCGATCGACCTGTTCTGCGTCGCCGGGCCGGGCGGCGAGCGCGTCGTCTCCCTCGCCGAGCTGCCGGACCACCTCGACCTGGAGCGGCTGGCCGAACTGCTCGCCCTGGTCGGCGAGGCGATCGCCGAGGTCGTCGACGAGGTGGTCCCGGTGCAGCGCCGGGCGGTGGAGGACGTCGCGGCGGTCTGA
- a CDS encoding cytochrome P450 family protein, with product MPVQPDSARPPLFTWEFAADPYPAYAWLREHEPVHRTTLPSGVEAWLVTRYADARQALADSRLSKDPAHHSGHAHRSGRVGIPGERQANLMTHLLNIDPPDHTRLRRLVSKAFTPRRVAEFEPRVQQLTDRLIDGFAERGSADLIHEFAFPLPIYAICDLLGVPAEDQDDFRDWAGMMIRHGSGQRGGVGRAVKRMRAYLAELIHRKRADPGDDLISGLIRASDHGEHLTENEAAAMAFILLFAGFETTVNLIGNGTYALLRNPGQRALLQDSIARGETALLETGIEELLRYDGPVELATWRFATSPLTIGGVDIPVGDPVLVVLAAADRDPARFADENTLDLARTDNPHLGFGHGIHYCIGAPLARLEGRAALTTLLTRLPDLRLAASPEELRWRGGLIMRGLRDLPVEFTPEKPSAAPVDGL from the coding sequence ATGCCAGTTCAGCCCGATTCAGCCCGCCCGCCGCTCTTCACCTGGGAGTTCGCCGCCGACCCGTACCCGGCGTACGCGTGGCTGCGGGAGCACGAACCGGTGCACCGCACCACCCTGCCGAGCGGGGTGGAGGCCTGGCTGGTGACCAGGTACGCCGACGCCCGGCAGGCGCTCGCCGACAGCCGGCTCTCGAAGGACCCGGCCCACCACAGCGGGCACGCCCACCGCAGCGGCCGGGTCGGCATCCCCGGCGAGCGCCAGGCCAATCTGATGACCCACCTGCTGAACATCGACCCGCCGGACCACACCCGGCTGCGCCGGCTGGTCTCGAAGGCGTTCACGCCGCGCCGGGTGGCGGAGTTCGAGCCCCGGGTGCAGCAGCTCACCGACCGGCTGATCGACGGCTTCGCGGAGCGCGGCTCGGCGGACCTGATCCACGAGTTCGCCTTCCCGCTGCCGATCTACGCGATCTGCGACCTGCTCGGCGTGCCGGCCGAGGACCAGGACGACTTCCGGGACTGGGCGGGCATGATGATCCGCCATGGCAGCGGGCAGCGCGGCGGGGTGGGACGCGCCGTCAAGCGGATGCGCGCCTACCTGGCGGAGCTGATCCACCGCAAGCGGGCCGATCCCGGCGACGACCTCATCTCGGGGCTGATCCGGGCCAGCGACCACGGTGAGCACCTGACCGAGAACGAGGCCGCGGCGATGGCCTTCATCCTCCTCTTCGCCGGGTTCGAGACGACCGTGAACCTGATCGGCAACGGCACCTACGCCCTGCTGCGCAACCCCGGGCAGCGGGCGCTGCTCCAGGACTCTATCGCCCGCGGCGAGACCGCGCTGCTGGAGACCGGTATCGAGGAACTCCTGCGCTACGACGGTCCGGTGGAGCTCGCCACCTGGCGGTTCGCGACCAGCCCGCTGACCATCGGCGGCGTGGACATCCCGGTCGGCGATCCGGTGCTGGTGGTGCTCGCGGCGGCGGACCGGGACCCGGCGCGGTTCGCCGACGAGAACACCCTCGACCTGGCCCGGACGGACAACCCGCACCTCGGCTTCGGGCACGGCATCCACTACTGCATCGGTGCGCCGCTGGCCCGGTTGGAGGGGCGCGCGGCGCTCACCACCCTGCTCACCCGGTTGCCCGATCTGCGACTCGCCGCTAGCCCGGAGGAGCTCCGCTGGCGCGGTGGCCTGATCATGCGTGGACTGCGCGATCTCCCGGTGGAATTCACCCCCGAGAAGCCCTCCGCGGCACCGGTGGACGGGCTCTGA
- a CDS encoding transglycosylase family protein, whose amino-acid sequence MLFVGTGRHRRRTQTEKAIAVAGVAGVGLALPLLTATGASAAPASTWDAVAQCESGGNWGINTGNGFYGGLQFTSSTWKAFGGTSYAPQAHQASRAQQISVAEKVLASQGPGAWPVCSQKAGLAKGGAAASVDTSSDAEPTAAAKPAQSKPAQKPAQKPAQKPAQQQAPKPAAQQDDRAPGFAGQPGWDADAKVFWYQSDGAWYWTSHQSVYQQYAGQQAAQQTSGYAGQDSRPAAAHGAPAAAAPAAQQRTGHGYTVQSGDTLSTIAAAQGVEGGWQTLYDGNRGTVGTDPNMILPGQQLDLG is encoded by the coding sequence ATGCTCTTCGTCGGAACCGGCCGTCACCGTCGTCGCACCCAGACCGAGAAGGCCATCGCCGTTGCCGGCGTGGCCGGCGTCGGACTCGCCCTGCCGCTCCTCACCGCCACCGGCGCCTCGGCCGCCCCGGCCTCGACCTGGGACGCGGTCGCCCAGTGCGAGAGCGGCGGCAACTGGGGCATCAACACCGGCAACGGCTTCTACGGCGGCCTCCAGTTCACCTCCAGCACCTGGAAGGCGTTCGGCGGCACCTCGTACGCGCCGCAGGCCCACCAGGCCAGCCGGGCGCAGCAGATCTCGGTCGCCGAGAAGGTCCTCGCCTCGCAGGGGCCGGGCGCCTGGCCGGTCTGCTCCCAGAAGGCGGGCCTGGCCAAGGGCGGGGCCGCGGCCTCGGTCGACACCTCCTCGGACGCCGAGCCGACGGCCGCCGCCAAGCCGGCCCAGTCGAAGCCCGCGCAGAAGCCGGCGCAGAAGCCCGCCCAGAAGCCGGCCCAGCAGCAGGCCCCCAAGCCCGCCGCCCAGCAGGACGACCGGGCTCCGGGCTTCGCCGGCCAGCCGGGCTGGGACGCCGACGCGAAGGTCTTCTGGTACCAGAGCGACGGCGCCTGGTACTGGACCAGCCACCAGAGCGTCTACCAGCAGTACGCCGGTCAGCAGGCCGCCCAGCAGACGAGCGGGTACGCGGGCCAGGACAGCCGCCCCGCCGCCGCCCACGGCGCCCCGGCCGCGGCCGCTCCCGCGGCCCAGCAGCGCACCGGGCACGGCTACACCGTCCAGTCCGGTGACACCCTGTCGACGATCGCCGCCGCCCAGGGCGTCGAGGGCGGCTGGCAGACGCTGTACGACGGCAACCGCGGCACCGTCGGCACCGACCCCAACATGATCCTCCCGGGCCAGCAGCTCGACCTCGGCTGA